In Leisingera methylohalidivorans DSM 14336, a single genomic region encodes these proteins:
- a CDS encoding peroxidase family protein, protein MNKVTVMAHVGSAVTSAGSGWSWKKYRRPLLQLTCLLVGAMMFYRGLLNFFGYPSDWIPLFPGVPLLGDVCRTPAYWERWALGPVFFGGVFGIFLMWRELKVGWWVFTVLNFLVGYWFIFILEDIWQHHVAPHIVFSAVFLPFYPGMKKSRWLAQFGRRWLGRLGDKAMALLNRRWVANLIVAVPPLHRWINRIIINKIVGQARYRPHPFSTMSAYSSWSSLTDRTWSGRHLGVSEIDPDLLPDPDDLKNLFKRPDGTQRMCPKSTCLFPAFAQYLTDGFLRTVPEKDPRTGIMDGNNRKRNNSNHEIDMCTLYGRTPEQVQALREDKPGKERRGHLRSQIIKGEEYPPFLFRDGEIAPEFQSLDWPLGLHKLLAACEDENPQIAAGAVLMRDALFAVGGDRVNSVPQVSMLNTIWLREHNRLARELGKRHEDWDDERVFQTARNILIVEFIKIVVEDYINHIAPVAMPLIADPKVCWNAPWNKSNWITTEFSLLYRWHALIPDRITWGGQDLPVDKSYLLNNLPLLNVGVKRAFEDMSAQVAAELGARNTTDELLDIEKDSIRQGRICQLASYNDYREYLGRERVKTFKEISSDPEVQRMLEDAYSDVNRVDFFVGIFCEDRVKASPLPQTILSFVALDAFSQALPNPLLSQHVFEPEAFKNGEIDEHPTFTTWGFEQITTCTSMRVVVARNVEEPETLGRIAMTQADWQGE, encoded by the coding sequence ATGAACAAGGTAACAGTAATGGCGCATGTTGGATCCGCTGTCACCTCTGCGGGCTCGGGCTGGAGCTGGAAAAAATACCGCAGGCCCCTGTTGCAGCTGACCTGCCTTCTGGTGGGTGCCATGATGTTCTATCGCGGGCTGCTCAATTTCTTTGGCTATCCAAGCGACTGGATCCCGCTGTTCCCCGGCGTGCCGCTTCTGGGCGATGTCTGCCGGACGCCGGCCTATTGGGAACGCTGGGCCCTGGGCCCGGTTTTTTTTGGCGGAGTCTTCGGCATCTTTCTGATGTGGCGCGAGTTGAAAGTGGGCTGGTGGGTGTTCACCGTGCTGAACTTTCTGGTGGGCTATTGGTTCATCTTCATTCTCGAAGACATCTGGCAGCACCATGTCGCGCCGCATATCGTGTTCTCTGCCGTGTTCCTGCCGTTCTACCCCGGGATGAAGAAATCCAGGTGGCTGGCACAGTTCGGACGCCGCTGGCTGGGCAGGCTGGGCGACAAGGCCATGGCCCTGCTCAACCGCCGATGGGTGGCCAACCTGATCGTTGCGGTTCCACCGCTCCACCGGTGGATCAACAGGATCATCATTAACAAGATCGTCGGTCAGGCACGGTATCGGCCGCATCCGTTTTCGACCATGTCCGCCTATTCGTCGTGGTCAAGCCTGACGGACCGGACATGGTCCGGACGGCACCTTGGCGTATCGGAAATTGATCCGGACCTGCTACCCGATCCCGACGATCTCAAGAATCTTTTCAAACGCCCCGACGGCACCCAGAGAATGTGCCCTAAATCAACCTGCTTGTTTCCGGCCTTTGCCCAGTATCTGACGGACGGATTCCTGCGCACGGTGCCGGAAAAGGATCCACGAACCGGAATCATGGATGGGAATAACCGCAAGCGCAACAATTCCAACCACGAGATTGACATGTGCACGCTCTACGGCCGCACGCCGGAGCAGGTTCAGGCCTTGCGGGAGGACAAGCCGGGTAAGGAGCGGCGGGGACACCTGCGCTCGCAGATCATCAAGGGCGAGGAATACCCGCCCTTCCTGTTCCGGGATGGCGAAATTGCCCCGGAGTTCCAAAGCCTCGATTGGCCGCTTGGCCTGCACAAACTGCTGGCGGCATGCGAGGACGAGAACCCGCAGATCGCCGCCGGGGCGGTCTTGATGCGCGACGCGCTATTTGCGGTTGGCGGGGACCGGGTTAACTCCGTGCCTCAGGTTTCCATGCTGAACACGATCTGGCTGCGCGAACACAACCGTCTTGCCAGAGAGCTGGGCAAGCGGCACGAGGATTGGGATGACGAACGGGTGTTCCAGACCGCGCGCAACATCCTGATCGTGGAATTTATCAAGATCGTTGTGGAGGACTACATCAACCACATCGCCCCGGTTGCCATGCCGCTGATTGCCGATCCGAAAGTGTGCTGGAACGCGCCATGGAACAAGTCGAACTGGATCACCACGGAATTCAGCCTGCTGTACCGCTGGCACGCGCTGATCCCGGACCGGATCACCTGGGGCGGGCAGGACTTGCCGGTAGACAAGTCCTACCTTCTGAACAACCTGCCGCTGCTGAACGTGGGTGTGAAACGCGCGTTCGAGGACATGAGCGCGCAGGTGGCTGCGGAGCTTGGAGCGCGCAACACCACGGATGAACTTCTGGATATAGAGAAGGATTCGATCCGGCAGGGGCGGATCTGCCAACTTGCCTCGTACAACGACTATCGCGAGTATCTTGGGCGGGAACGGGTGAAAACGTTCAAGGAAATCAGCTCCGATCCGGAGGTGCAACGGATGTTGGAGGATGCTTATTCGGATGTGAACCGGGTCGACTTCTTTGTCGGCATCTTCTGCGAAGACCGCGTGAAAGCCTCGCCTCTGCCGCAGACCATCTTGTCCTTTGTGGCGCTTGATGCGTTTTCTCAGGCTCTGCCGAACCCGCTTCTTTCGCAGCATGTGTTCGAGCCGGAGGCGTTCAAGAACGGCGAAATCGACGAACACCCGACGTTCACGACTTGGGGTTTTGAACAGATCACTACCTGCACGTCCATGCGCGTAGTCGTGGCGCGAAATGTGGAAGAGCCGGAAACACTGGGCCGTATTGCGATGACCCAAGCGGATTGGCAGGGGGAATAG
- a CDS encoding efflux RND transporter permease subunit, protein MSFEKRAQKAGFADVFVARPILGIVLNLLIIIAGLAAFTSVDIREMPDVDRPVLSVRTTYEGAVASTVDTEVTQVLEDALSALGGMAYIESTSSAGSSRITIDLSDGTDVDVAANEAREIVSGTLRSLPDDIEDPVVSKSDSNADAIIRLALLGDASLDALTHLAENMVYERLSLIDGIAEVTVRGDRANEFRVSVNMPSLLSRGLTIFDVSTALAQLRDDTALGALSSESQTLSLRVGNEDVTVENINQLPVNDTTQVADIAFVQLIPEDTSVYTRVNGETAIGLDITRQSVGNTLEISRDVAIAVEELRDQLPVGVQLLVTSDDGIFIEGSINEVVKSILLATGIVVAVIFLFLRSLRATLIPAVTIPVALIGTLAAIWITGFSVNTISLLALVLATGMVVDDAIVVVENIVRKRKSGLGAFAAAASGTNEVFFAVISTTATLAAVFIPISFLPGQAGGVFSEFGFVLAFAVTLSSFTALTLAPVLSALLDPGKPQTNAEQSQPGALARSFDYVMDFAIRTPVLVLSIATGFAIIAMGAAMTLPSTVTPEEDRGFFLVQARGASDTTIDYLDTQVRLIEDILAPYRDSGQIETVQSIIGVGGGTSAFIVVRLPDWAERDFTQQELIAQISGQLTTVPGVQVSARSTNSLNIRGAGGGLSYAVTGTNLATMTEAAEALAAAMSQDQTFLNPQLSNNSINAQLEVRIDDSAAGGMGLNSADITALVSAMVQGDVAVSVFSDDVEIDVNVVPGGPPIDDPSDLETMSIRLDTGAYIPLSTVASLDMVVSDAQIERLAGALSVSMQANLGEGVDLSTAMERLLAISDEILPDNMGIAFTGEAATLDGSQGGIYIVFGVALIVVLLVLAAQFESFASAVVIMMTVPFGLAAALLAISMTGGSLNYYSQIGLVMLIGVMAKNGILIVEFANQLREAGEDIDSAIRSALRLRIRPVMMTMVSTVLGGLPLILTSGAGAEARIAVGWVIVGGLGFATVFTLFLTPIFYRWITVWGAAPGSAARRLRSEVKAAASV, encoded by the coding sequence ATGAGTTTCGAAAAAAGAGCACAAAAAGCCGGTTTCGCCGACGTCTTTGTTGCGCGGCCAATTTTGGGGATCGTACTGAACCTGCTAATCATCATCGCTGGACTGGCGGCGTTCACCAGCGTCGATATCCGGGAAATGCCGGACGTGGACAGGCCTGTGCTCTCCGTCAGGACCACCTACGAAGGCGCGGTGGCCAGCACGGTAGATACAGAGGTCACGCAGGTTCTCGAGGATGCGCTGAGCGCGCTTGGGGGCATGGCGTATATTGAGTCCACGTCCAGCGCGGGGTCGAGCCGTATCACCATTGATCTGTCTGACGGTACGGATGTCGATGTCGCTGCAAACGAGGCGCGCGAGATCGTGTCGGGCACCCTGCGTTCTTTGCCGGATGATATCGAGGATCCCGTTGTCAGCAAAAGCGACAGCAACGCTGACGCGATCATTCGCCTTGCCTTATTGGGTGACGCGAGCCTCGATGCGCTGACTCATCTTGCTGAGAACATGGTTTATGAACGGCTATCGCTGATCGACGGCATTGCGGAGGTCACGGTGCGGGGCGACCGGGCCAATGAATTCCGGGTATCGGTGAACATGCCTTCGCTGCTGAGCCGCGGCCTTACGATCTTTGACGTCTCCACCGCGCTTGCGCAGCTTCGCGACGACACCGCCCTCGGCGCGCTTTCAAGCGAGTCCCAGACTCTCTCGCTCCGGGTCGGCAACGAAGATGTCACTGTCGAGAACATCAACCAACTTCCGGTCAACGACACGACGCAAGTGGCCGATATCGCCTTTGTTCAACTGATCCCGGAAGACACAAGCGTCTACACCCGTGTGAACGGCGAAACGGCCATTGGCCTCGATATCACCCGGCAATCGGTTGGCAATACGCTGGAAATCTCACGCGACGTCGCAATCGCGGTCGAGGAATTGCGCGACCAATTGCCCGTAGGCGTTCAACTGCTGGTGACCTCGGACGACGGTATTTTCATCGAAGGGTCGATCAACGAGGTCGTCAAATCCATCCTTCTGGCGACCGGCATCGTGGTCGCTGTAATCTTTCTGTTCTTGCGCTCACTGCGGGCGACCTTGATCCCCGCGGTCACGATCCCGGTGGCCTTGATCGGCACATTGGCCGCGATCTGGATCACCGGGTTTTCCGTCAATACAATCAGCCTGCTTGCACTGGTTTTGGCGACGGGCATGGTTGTGGATGACGCCATCGTCGTGGTCGAAAACATTGTGCGCAAGCGCAAGTCAGGCTTGGGGGCCTTCGCCGCGGCAGCATCGGGCACCAATGAGGTCTTTTTCGCCGTCATTTCCACCACCGCGACGCTCGCTGCGGTCTTCATCCCGATTTCGTTTTTGCCCGGCCAAGCGGGGGGTGTCTTTTCGGAATTCGGCTTTGTGCTGGCTTTCGCGGTCACCTTGTCGTCGTTCACCGCCCTGACCCTCGCGCCGGTCCTGTCAGCCCTCTTGGATCCGGGTAAGCCGCAAACCAACGCGGAGCAAAGCCAACCCGGCGCCCTGGCACGCAGCTTCGACTACGTCATGGATTTCGCTATCCGCACGCCCGTGCTGGTTCTCTCAATCGCGACCGGTTTCGCCATCATCGCTATGGGGGCCGCGATGACGCTGCCCTCCACTGTCACACCCGAAGAAGACCGTGGGTTCTTCCTCGTGCAGGCGCGCGGAGCCTCTGACACGACGATTGACTATCTGGATACGCAGGTTCGGTTGATCGAGGACATTCTCGCTCCTTACCGAGACAGCGGGCAGATTGAGACTGTCCAAAGCATCATCGGCGTCGGGGGCGGCACCAGCGCATTTATCGTCGTGCGCTTGCCGGACTGGGCCGAGCGCGACTTCACCCAGCAGGAGCTGATTGCACAGATCAGCGGCCAATTGACGACAGTCCCCGGTGTGCAGGTCAGCGCCCGTTCCACCAACAGCCTCAACATTCGCGGCGCAGGCGGCGGCCTGAGCTACGCAGTGACCGGCACGAACCTTGCCACCATGACCGAGGCCGCCGAAGCTCTTGCCGCGGCTATGTCGCAGGATCAGACGTTCCTGAATCCGCAACTGTCTAACAACAGCATTAATGCACAGTTGGAAGTGAGGATAGACGACAGCGCCGCGGGGGGCATGGGCCTGAACAGCGCGGATATTACCGCGCTCGTGAGTGCTATGGTTCAAGGCGATGTTGCCGTCAGCGTCTTTTCCGATGATGTGGAAATAGACGTCAACGTCGTCCCCGGTGGGCCGCCGATTGATGATCCCTCCGACCTTGAAACCATGTCCATCCGGCTCGACACTGGGGCCTATATCCCATTGTCCACCGTCGCATCGCTGGACATGGTGGTGAGCGATGCTCAGATCGAACGTTTGGCTGGCGCCTTGTCCGTTTCGATGCAGGCGAACCTTGGGGAAGGCGTTGACTTGTCGACAGCGATGGAACGTCTGCTCGCAATTTCAGATGAAATCCTGCCCGACAATATGGGCATTGCCTTCACCGGAGAGGCTGCAACGCTCGACGGTTCCCAAGGCGGTATCTACATTGTCTTCGGCGTCGCTCTGATCGTCGTGCTGCTGGTACTCGCCGCCCAGTTCGAAAGCTTTGCCAGCGCGGTTGTCATCATGATGACTGTGCCCTTCGGCCTTGCCGCGGCACTCCTGGCGATCTCGATGACCGGCGGTTCGCTGAACTACTACAGTCAGATCGGCCTTGTCATGCTGATCGGGGTCATGGCGAAGAACGGCATCCTGATCGTCGAATTTGCAAACCAGTTGCGCGAAGCGGGCGAGGACATCGACAGCGCGATCCGCAGCGCACTTCGGCTGAGGATCCGCCCGGTGATGATGACGATGGTCTCAACGGTCCTTGGTGGCCTGCCCCTGATCCTGACCTCCGGTGCAGGGGCCGAAGCGCGCATCGCCGTAGGCTGGGTGATCGTCGGCGGCTTAGGGTTCGCCACGGTGTTCACCCTGTTCCTCACACCGATCTTCTATCGCTGGATCACCGTCTGGGGCGCCGCGCCCGGTAGTGCCGCGCGCAGGCTTAGGTCAGAGGTGAAAGCGGCTGCGAGCGTGTAG
- a CDS encoding efflux RND transporter periplasmic adaptor subunit, translated as MKKLVFTVLSLIIIVSAYGIAFGIPEHVTQLWGGSATETADAAQDAGPRRRGQGRATGVVLTPLEAREYTLVLRTVGSAVSLRRTEVTATDAGEVVETALQANQMVEKGEALLRLDDRTERLALEIAQANRDQAQATVTRYEGLRSSGSSVVTDVALSDARIALRLAEANVGLAEIALDDRTIVAPISGQLGLSNVSMGDRLSSGDAIVTIDDTSSLLATFEVPERSIGLLTEGKPVLVSTPNYAGRLFMGEVTAFDSRLDSVTRSATVQAEIANPEGLLLAGMTFAIRMTEETDPLPVVPATAITWDRTGAGIWVAEGGSTRRVPVTIRYREGDQVWVETEARLGAQIVAEGASKLREGAKVTADGALKGPGA; from the coding sequence TTGAAAAAATTAGTTTTCACCGTTTTATCCCTTATCATCATTGTGAGCGCCTATGGCATCGCTTTCGGTATTCCTGAGCATGTCACTCAGCTCTGGGGCGGCAGCGCGACCGAAACAGCTGATGCTGCTCAAGACGCAGGACCAAGACGCCGGGGGCAAGGCCGAGCGACGGGGGTTGTTCTCACCCCGCTTGAAGCCCGCGAGTACACGCTTGTTCTGCGGACCGTTGGCAGTGCTGTCTCGCTGCGCCGTACCGAAGTAACCGCAACCGATGCGGGCGAAGTGGTCGAGACTGCGCTGCAGGCTAATCAGATGGTGGAAAAGGGCGAGGCTCTTTTGCGCCTGGATGATCGCACGGAACGTCTGGCGCTGGAGATTGCTCAGGCCAACCGAGATCAGGCACAGGCCACTGTCACCCGCTATGAGGGTCTGCGCAGCAGTGGCAGTTCAGTTGTGACGGACGTGGCGCTTTCCGATGCGCGCATAGCTTTGCGTTTGGCCGAAGCCAATGTCGGGCTGGCCGAGATCGCGCTGGACGACCGCACGATCGTGGCCCCGATTTCTGGTCAATTGGGCCTCAGCAATGTCAGTATGGGGGACCGCCTGTCGAGCGGGGATGCCATCGTGACGATTGACGATACCAGCAGCCTGCTTGCCACATTTGAAGTACCGGAACGCTCCATCGGTCTTTTGACCGAAGGCAAGCCGGTCCTCGTGTCGACGCCGAACTATGCGGGGCGCCTTTTTATGGGTGAAGTAACTGCCTTCGATAGTCGGCTCGACAGCGTGACCCGCAGCGCGACCGTGCAGGCTGAAATTGCAAACCCTGAGGGATTGTTGCTTGCTGGCATGACCTTTGCAATTCGCATGACCGAAGAGACCGATCCACTGCCCGTCGTACCCGCAACAGCAATCACATGGGACCGCACCGGAGCAGGCATTTGGGTTGCCGAGGGCGGCAGCACACGCCGGGTGCCCGTTACCATCCGCTACCGCGAGGGGGATCAGGTTTGGGTTGAAACAGAAGCCCGCTTGGGTGCGCAGATCGTGGCCGAGGGGGCATCCAAGTTGCGAGAAGGGGCGAAAGTCACGGCCGATGGCGCACTTAAAGGGCCAGGGGCATGA
- a CDS encoding DeoR/GlpR family DNA-binding transcription regulator, with protein MNQKTTNQREEEILRELYRVGGSCRVSVLAEQLKVSNETIRRNVKALEERDIVRKVHGGVHLNGDVNELPFENRLSTQADVKEVLACGVAETISDGDSVFLDIGSTTAYVALALRNHRNLFVVTNSVFVASTLAMRNNNRVFLAGGELRAHDGGAFGAEALDLVRRLNFQLAVFSVGAVNSELGFMLHDLEEANIARIAADNAQVRIVVADSGKFNKRAPVSFDKMSMIDVFFTDSNPPEGIKAILEKHEIETVVVKGEGRLVGQAEASANN; from the coding sequence ATGAATCAGAAGACAACCAACCAGCGTGAAGAAGAGATTCTGCGCGAACTTTATCGCGTCGGCGGTTCCTGCCGAGTGAGTGTTCTTGCCGAACAGCTGAAGGTCTCCAACGAGACTATCCGGCGCAACGTCAAGGCGCTGGAGGAGCGCGATATCGTGCGCAAGGTGCATGGCGGGGTACACCTGAATGGAGACGTCAACGAGCTGCCCTTTGAGAACCGCCTCAGCACACAGGCGGATGTGAAGGAGGTCTTGGCCTGTGGCGTTGCAGAAACAATCAGCGACGGCGATTCTGTGTTTCTCGATATCGGATCGACGACAGCCTATGTCGCCCTCGCCCTCCGGAACCACAGAAACCTCTTTGTCGTTACCAACTCTGTCTTTGTTGCCAGCACTTTGGCGATGCGGAACAACAACCGGGTGTTTCTGGCCGGCGGCGAGCTGCGCGCCCATGATGGCGGCGCTTTCGGAGCCGAGGCGCTCGACCTTGTGCGCCGTCTCAATTTTCAGCTCGCGGTGTTTTCGGTCGGTGCGGTGAACAGCGAGCTGGGGTTCATGCTGCACGACTTGGAAGAAGCCAATATCGCGCGCATCGCTGCTGACAATGCCCAGGTCAGAATCGTTGTTGCCGACAGCGGCAAATTCAACAAGCGCGCACCGGTGTCGTTCGACAAAATGTCCATGATCGATGTATTCTTCACTGACAGCAACCCGCCTGAAGGCATCAAGGCCATCCTGGAGAAGCACGAGATCGAAACCGTGGTCGTCAAAGGCGAAGGCCGCTTAGTTGGTCAGGCAGAAGCGTCGGCGAACAATTGA
- a CDS encoding ABC transporter substrate-binding protein encodes MTRKFNILGALALAAATSSAPAWAAESADPIRLTLHDWSGQLINTKIMGSILGEAGYNIEYVQADYIAQFAGLKTGDLHLAMEIWETTGREALDEATGSGKVVNAGETGLMAIEEWWYPAYMEDRCPGLPDWQALKNCAEEFATAETAPNGRYVGGPVTWGGFDEERVEALELEFEVVHAGTDAALFAELESAYQRQDPIVLWIYTPHWAPSKYEGKFVEFPAYSPECYADPAVGVNPDMAYDCGKPRGPIWKAAWAGLPEKWPGAYEIIQSYRISNGEMSAMVSEVDLGGADIDAVVSGWMAANKDRWSGWIAN; translated from the coding sequence ATGACACGGAAATTCAATATTCTGGGGGCCTTGGCACTTGCAGCTGCCACTTCCTCCGCCCCCGCCTGGGCCGCCGAATCTGCTGATCCGATCAGGCTGACACTGCACGACTGGTCCGGACAGCTGATCAATACAAAGATCATGGGCAGCATCCTGGGCGAGGCGGGATACAATATCGAATACGTCCAGGCCGATTACATCGCCCAGTTCGCCGGCCTGAAGACCGGTGATCTGCATCTCGCCATGGAGATCTGGGAAACCACCGGCCGCGAGGCGCTGGACGAAGCTACTGGCTCGGGCAAGGTGGTCAATGCCGGCGAAACCGGCCTGATGGCGATTGAGGAGTGGTGGTATCCCGCCTACATGGAGGACCGCTGCCCGGGCCTGCCTGACTGGCAGGCGCTGAAGAATTGTGCCGAAGAATTTGCCACTGCAGAAACTGCCCCCAACGGCCGCTATGTTGGCGGCCCGGTAACTTGGGGTGGTTTTGACGAGGAGCGCGTCGAGGCGCTGGAGCTTGAATTCGAAGTTGTCCACGCAGGCACCGATGCGGCGCTGTTTGCTGAACTTGAATCCGCCTACCAGCGCCAGGATCCGATCGTTCTGTGGATTTACACGCCGCATTGGGCGCCGTCGAAATACGAGGGCAAATTCGTGGAGTTCCCAGCCTATTCACCGGAATGCTACGCCGACCCCGCTGTGGGTGTGAACCCGGACATGGCCTATGACTGCGGCAAGCCGCGCGGCCCGATCTGGAAAGCCGCCTGGGCCGGTCTGCCGGAAAAATGGCCGGGCGCTTATGAGATCATCCAATCCTACCGGATCTCCAACGGCGAGATGAGCGCCATGGTAAGCGAAGTGGACCTCGGCGGCGCTGATATCGATGCTGTGGTCTCCGGCTGGATGGCCGCGAACAAGGACCGCTGGTCCGGTTGGATCGCTAACTGA
- a CDS encoding quaternary amine ABC transporter ATP-binding protein, protein MTPKTKLSCRNVWKLYGANAEAFLKDNPSPSGEEIRSAGIIGAVRNASIDIAEGEIFIIMGLSGSGKSTLVRCLSRLIEPTGGEVLFDGVDLLTASERELIQIRRHKMGMVFQHFALLPHLTVLQNVMFPLTVQGAPKAEAEAKARDVVELVGLKGREDYYPRELSGGQQQRVGIARSLVTEPDLWFLDEPFSALDPLIRREMQDEFLRLQARLHKTIVFITHDFEEAVRLADRIAIMKDGEIIQVATPEELVLNPATGYVAEFTRHIPRSKVLTVAGLMTPGAGCSGEPVLQSARISEVAERIISAEDALPVADEAGQIVGSIDRTAIAHVLFGAGDAA, encoded by the coding sequence ATGACACCCAAAACCAAACTATCCTGCCGTAATGTCTGGAAGCTTTATGGCGCCAATGCGGAAGCATTTCTGAAAGACAACCCTTCGCCCAGCGGCGAGGAAATCCGCAGTGCCGGGATCATTGGCGCCGTGCGCAATGCCAGCATCGATATTGCCGAAGGCGAGATTTTCATCATCATGGGGCTGTCGGGCTCCGGAAAATCCACTCTGGTACGCTGCCTGTCGCGGCTGATTGAGCCGACCGGCGGCGAAGTGCTGTTTGACGGTGTTGACCTGCTGACCGCCAGCGAGCGCGAACTGATCCAGATCCGCCGTCACAAGATGGGGATGGTGTTCCAGCATTTTGCCCTGCTGCCGCATCTGACCGTGCTGCAGAACGTGATGTTCCCGCTGACCGTGCAGGGCGCCCCCAAGGCGGAAGCCGAGGCCAAGGCCCGGGATGTGGTGGAGCTGGTCGGCCTGAAGGGCCGCGAGGATTATTACCCGCGCGAATTGTCAGGCGGCCAGCAGCAGCGGGTCGGCATTGCCCGCTCGCTGGTGACCGAACCCGACCTGTGGTTCCTGGACGAGCCCTTCTCCGCGCTTGATCCGCTGATCCGCCGCGAGATGCAGGACGAGTTCCTGCGCCTGCAGGCCCGCCTGCACAAAACCATCGTCTTCATTACCCATGACTTTGAAGAGGCGGTGCGCCTGGCCGACCGCATCGCCATCATGAAGGACGGCGAAATCATCCAGGTCGCCACGCCGGAGGAACTGGTGCTGAACCCGGCCACCGGTTATGTCGCTGAATTCACCCGCCACATTCCGCGTTCCAAGGTGCTGACGGTGGCCGGACTGATGACGCCCGGAGCCGGGTGCTCTGGCGAGCCGGTTCTGCAATCGGCCCGCATTTCAGAGGTCGCCGAACGCATCATCTCGGCCGAAGACGCATTGCCAGTTGCCGACGAGGCCGGGCAGATCGTCGGCTCCATTGACCGGACCGCAATTGCCCATGTTCTGTTCGGCGCGGGGGATGCGGCATGA